CGTTTTGCCGGTTTTGAGGACATCATTCTTTCCGCAACGGGCTACACGGGCGAAAAGGGCTTTGAAATTTACTTCGACCGGAAGAAAGCCGATCCTGCGCAGGTTTGGCACGCGATTCTGAAATCCGCGGAAGCTGCCGGGGTTGAACTGCTGCCTGCCGGACTCGGCGCGCGCGATACGCTCCGTCTCGAGATGGGCTATGCCCTCTACGGCAACGACATCACGCAGGACACCCATCCGCTTGAAGCAGGTTTGGGCTGGATTACCAAATTTGCGAAGGGGGATTTTGTCGGGAAGGCTGCCCTGCTTGATGCCAAAGAAGCAGGCATTAGCCGTCGTTTGGTGGGCTTCATCACCGAAAACAAGCGGGACATCCCGCGTAACGGCTACCGGATCCTGGATGCAGAAGGCGCGGAAATCGGCTTTGTGACGAGCGGCACGCAGTCCGTTACCGAAGTAAAAGGTATCGGCATGGGCTATGTGAAGACAGATTTTGCGGCCAACGATACGCCCATCTTTATTGAAATCAGGGGGAAAGCTGTTCCGGCTACCGTCTCCAAGTCGCCTTTCGTGAAGAAAGCCTGATTTTTTTGCCGGAGCGGGGCGGATAATTCGTAAATTCCGCCCCGCAAATGTTGCGGTACTTTCATGCTGTGAAAAAGGTCAGC
This genomic stretch from Cyclonatronum proteinivorum harbors:
- the gcvT gene encoding glycine cleavage system aminomethyltransferase GcvT; protein product: MSDPQKTPFYDIHEQAGAKLIDFGGFMMPVQYSGIKKEHEAVRSSCGMFDVSHMGEIFFTGPNALAAVQHITVNDASKLVPGKAQYSAMCYENGGIVDDLLVYMLDTDRYMLVVNASNKDKDLAWMLANNPHGAEIADASDDTCLLAVQGPKSVEALQSLTDVDLSAIKFYTFTQGRFAGFEDIILSATGYTGEKGFEIYFDRKKADPAQVWHAILKSAEAAGVELLPAGLGARDTLRLEMGYALYGNDITQDTHPLEAGLGWITKFAKGDFVGKAALLDAKEAGISRRLVGFITENKRDIPRNGYRILDAEGAEIGFVTSGTQSVTEVKGIGMGYVKTDFAANDTPIFIEIRGKAVPATVSKSPFVKKA